Proteins from a genomic interval of Buchnera aphidicola (Brachycaudus cardui):
- a CDS encoding inositol monophosphatase family protein — protein MHPILNIAIRAVRKGGNIIVQNYDSQKFGKEDIEKNKMFIKNIMYKTYRTISEIIHKAYPNHIILNQNEKYLLFKNDNNTTWIINELDGKNNFIKHFPHFCISIAVISKNHTEISVIYDPIRNDLFTAVKGQGSQLNGYRTRCSNINTLQYTTVAVNLPDYIHEKTSSYFEIYKKLILSGIFLRCTGSTVLDLAYVAAGRIDCFFDFNLEPNNFIAGKLQARESGCLISDFKGGHEHNNPHSGNLTSSPKFVRLITEKIRECHLL, from the coding sequence ATGCATCCCATATTAAATATCGCTATTCGTGCAGTACGAAAAGGAGGAAATATCATTGTTCAAAATTATGATTCACAAAAGTTTGGAAAAGAAGATATAGAAAAAAATAAAATGTTTATTAAAAATATTATGTATAAAACATATAGAACAATAAGTGAAATTATTCATAAAGCATATCCAAATCATATTATTTTAAACCAAAATGAAAAATATTTATTGTTTAAAAATGATAATAATACTACTTGGATAATTAATGAATTAGATGGAAAAAATAATTTTATTAAACATTTTCCTCATTTTTGTATATCTATTGCTGTCATTTCGAAAAATCATACAGAAATTTCTGTTATATATGATCCTATAAGAAATGATTTATTTACGGCTGTAAAGGGACAAGGTTCACAACTAAACGGTTATAGAACTAGATGTAGTAATATTAATACTCTACAATATACTACAGTTGCAGTGAATCTACCGGATTATATTCATGAAAAAACTTCATCCTATTTTGAAATATATAAAAAATTAATTTTATCTGGGATATTTTTAAGATGTACTGGTTCTACTGTACTTGATCTAGCTTATGTTGCAGCTGGAAGAATAGATTGTTTTTTTGATTTTAATTTAGAACCAAATAATTTTATAGCAGGAAAATTACAAGCACGAGAATCTGGCTGCTTAATTAGTGATTTTAAAGGAGGTCACGAACATAATAATCCTCATTCTGGGAATCTAACTAGTAGTCCAAAATTTGTCAGATTAATTACAGAAAAAATTCGAGAATGCCATTTATTATAA